The Myxococcales bacterium DNA window TCTTTTTCATGTATCTTTCTTATGCAAATCATGGATATCGAAGATATGAAACCTGCCAGAAGTGCATAGACCGACATCGTTTGAACGATGCCGGAGGTCGGCTTCAATATCATCAGTATGCCGGCAAAAGCCGTTATGATGAATATAAACTGTTTTCTTCCGAATGGTTCGCGCAGCAGGGGAGGCGCAAGCAGGGCGACAAATATCGGAAGGGTGTTAAATAGAGAGGCTGCGTCACCCATCTCCATGCGTACGATCGCATGGAACGACAATATCATTGCGATATATCCAAAAAACGAGCGCAAAAAAACCATCTTTTTCGCGTTCACACGCAATGTCCTGACCCGCCAGAGCGTAGCGGGGAGGAGTATTGAGAGAGAAAAAAAACCGCGGAAGAAAAGTACTTCGAACAGCGGGAGTCTTTGTCCTATATGTTTGACTGCGCTCCAAGCTCCTACAAAGCAGATCTGCGCCAATATCATGAGTATGATGCCGCGCCTTGTTGTATATCTCGTTGTCATCTTATTTCAAACGCCGCACTTTCTTTTATCGCAGGCATCGATTCCGGCATCTCGCCGCAGAACCCCACAGAGATCCTGTAGCGGCCCGAGGATATTTTTTCCGGCAGATCCAGGGAGATCCCTGTCATTTCATCTATATTCTTCATCGAAACGCATTCTGCGCCAGAATTGCTCGAAAACTTTGCGCGTATGGTTTTTTTCAATTTCCATTTGTCCGATCGCGAGAGTTCCTCCAGACTGAAGTTGGGAGAGGCAGAAACGGGGAAAAGGGTTGCTCTGGTGAGTCTGACTTTTATCGTTTCGCCGGGTTTGTATATGTCTTTGTCCAAAACTATTTCTATGAGCTTATTATCATCCGAGATGTCGGTGCCGACCCCTGAGGTGGTCTCATCCCAGAATCTCGCCGGTCCGCTATCTACATGTACTGAGGTCCCATGGTAATAGCCTGCTCCTCCGAAATTATTCTCCCTTATGAAATGCCATAGGTCTTCAGCCCGAACTCCATCTATCTTTATGTCCGCCGCCATCCCGTACTGATGGAGACTAGCCTTGGCAGCAAGTCGTCCTTTGTTTCTGAGACCGGTATTGTAAGATGGGCTTCTATATCCTGATATTATTGTGATTTTTGCCTTAGGATTGTAGTGATCTTGAATATAATCGAGATATTCTATGAATCGTGTTGAAATTTCTGATCCAGGAATTCCGTATTTGGCGGAAAAGACCGAATGTATTTTTTCCATGGCCGAGGGGTCGTAGGTGCCGTCGGCAAGCCTGTATGTTCCGTTGAATGATATTCCATTTTTAGCTCCAACGATGTTGATTTTTCCGTCTCCTGAAAAGAAATATCGGGTTTGACCAAGACCTCTCGCAGATAGGGATGTCGCTACGAGAAGGAGGGCTGCGATGATCATTGTTTTTTTCACGCTGGCAGGATAGATTGAATGCCAGCGAAGTCAAGGAGTCTTAGGATCCCATTCTGCAAGAGTGCGCTCGATTTGATCGGTGGAGGTTCTCATGAAAGAAAAAACGGTTTCAATGAAGAAAAAAAAGAGAATTGCGCTCATAGCCCATGATAATAAAAAAGATACGATACTCCAGTGGGCGAGGTTTAACAGAGAGCTTCTGGCCGAACACGAGCTGTACGGAACAGGAACTACCGGGTCCCTCATAGCCAGGGAACTTTGTCTGGGCGTGCACTGCTTCAAGAGCGGACCCCTAGGAGGGGACCAGCAAGTAGGGGCAAAAATTTCAGAAGGTGAACTCGACTGTATAATATTCTTTTGGGATCCCCTTTCACCCCATCCTCATGATGTGGATGTCAAAGCGCTTCTCAGGATCGCTGTTGTATACAATGTTCCAATTGCATGCAATCGCTCCAGCGCCGACTTCATAATATCTTCGCAGCTCATGAATGATAAATACGAAAGGATTACGCCTGACTTCGATACCCTGATTCCAGGGCATAGCTGACAGGATGTAGTATGCGCATTCCGGTTGTAATGGGAAGTTACAGGAAGGGTAAATGCGTCGATACGCTCGTGGAGAGAGTTGTCGGGGGCTTTCATGCGATGGCGTTATGATGGGCGAGCTCGTTCTCTTAGGCAAGGATGAAAAAAGCCCCCCGCAAGGGGGGCTTTTAACGTCAAGCGATATTAGAAATCGTTACCTTTCTTTGATGTATCGCTGAATCTGTCTGAACTGGCTCTTTCCATCGAGACCTGCCTGCTGCATTACTGCGCGGGCCTCGCCGCTTCCTAAATAGTGTCCGTTTTGGAATGGATGCATGGTCATCGAGAGTCCGGATTCTGATCTGATCCACCGAAACATGGTCGGCAGGGTGAAGCCCGTTATTCCAATAGCGTTTTTCGAAGCTGTTTCCGGAAAGATCTCACGCTGTTTTTCAATCGGCAACATGTCGAATATCTCGGCGCTGGATACGTAATACACATCCAGGTTCATTCCAGCCTGACGGATGAGTGGAAGCGCTTCTTCGACGAAGGCGTATGCTACTCCGCTTCCTTGTATGACTATCGTGGCCTCGCTCTTTCCATTTGCCTCTACGAGTTTGTAGAGACCGTTTGAAGTCTCAAGCACCGGGGCGAGATTGAGCGCTTTCCTGTCATAGACCGTTTCGCTCGGACGCGTCACGAACGGGGCTATCACCGCCGGCCTTTTTGCAAGGGCGGTGGAGAGCAGTGGCCACACTTCCTGGGGATCCCATGGCGTCATGGTTATCATCGTCCCTCGCGGGAAGTTTTCCTGCAGGAGTTGAAGTGCCTGCGGATCGGCGTGCGTAGGTCCATCCTCTCCGGTTTTTAATCCTGCGTGTGCGCATACGAGTATGAAAGTCTTGTAAGGTTCTTTTTTGATCTCTTGGCGCGACTGGCTTCCGATGCAATGCAGCCTCGCAGCTATATGCCCAAGCGGCGCTATGAATGCGCCGTACGAGGAACCGGCGCCGATGTTGTGACCGAAGGTGCTAAGGCCGGAGAGAACGCCTGCCATCGCATCTTCACATATACCCCCTACTGACAGAGTTCTCGCGCCTGCGTTGGAGATCGCGTTGAAAAATCCGGCGGGAAATTCCTTTCCGACTTCGTTGAAACTGGTTGAACCGAGAAGGTCCGCCGCCGCGACCAATATGGCTCCGCCGCTTTTCTTGTTGAGATAGCCGAGAGCTTTCCCCAGTTCCCCTCTCAACGTAGTTGACGATCCAGACTGAATGGCAAGTTTGGATGGAACCTTTAATCCCTCCTCCTTGGCCGTGCGATATACGGCTTCCATGTCGGGAGCGTTTGCACGTGGCTTTCTGGAAAGTTTTGCCAGTCTGCTGCGCGATTCGGATATTTTCTTCGCAAGGTAGGCGCATGTATCCGGGTTATTTTCCAAAGCCATGCGGATTGCCTTTAGGGCTTCCCAGAAGCATGCCTCGCCGACTGTGGAATCGTCGGAGCATCTTTTCTCATTCTCACAGCGCGGAATTTCCGAAATACGGTCCCCTATCAGCGGTCCGAGCGTCTTAAAATATCCGTCCGTGCAAAGTTTATGACCAGCTCCATGCGATGCCCGCCCTTCGATTCCATACTGCCATCCTTTGATTGTCCTGTACACGATAGCCGTCGGCTGCCCGTTGTTCAGTTCGGATGCTTTTTTCTGAGCTGCGAGTATCTGCGCGAAGTTCTTTCCATCCGGGACGGAAATGACATTCCAGTCGTACAGATATGCGAATTCAGCAGGGTTCCACTGGACGTAGTCTCCCGGCTTATCGCCTTCGCGGCAGACGGCGTTGGAGTCAATGGATGCCTGGTTCCAGTCGACGTGCATCATTATGTTGGCTAGCGATGATGTTCCGGCGGATGCGAATGCCTCGGCGACCCTGCCCGGGGTCATTCCTCCTTCTCCCTCCACTACGTGAACTACCGGCGCGTTCTTGCCGAACCTGTCGGCGGCTCCGAATGCCAGCCCCAATGATGCTGCCACTCCAACCCCGGAGGCCCCGGTCGAAAGCTTCACGAAGGGGGTCGCTGGTGTGGGATGTCCGTCGAGAGGCTTGGAGTTGAATTTTTTAAACAGCGGAGTTGATGTAGTAGGGTTTCTTCTGAAACCGAGCAGATCCTCTAACCTTAATTGAAGTTTTACATCCTTCGGAAGAAGATCCGGATCTGCTATGCGGACTATTTCGTTTCTCAGTGCCCACATCGCGTAGAGCCCCAGGGCCTTGTGTCCTGCAGCATAGGATATCATGTCCGCATCTTCCCTGTCCGGATCGGAGATATCGTAATTCATCGTTTCAAATAGTAGCGATGATACGAATCTCCCAGACGATATCGATCCGCCAGGATGCCCTGAAGTGGGCACGTAATTGTACATCATTGCGCAAAGAGTGCGATAGACTAGATCCAGTTTTTCAAGGTGATCAATCCCGGCACTTGCATCAGCAGTTTTAATTTCCTTCGATATGTCGATGTAAGTTCCGCGCCTCGGTCCGAATTCGAATGACATTACGTTCTCCTTTTTTGTTGTTGGTCAGCTGAGACGTTTGCCTTCCTTTATGAAAGCGGCAAAGCCATCACGATCGCGGGCCGCTTTCGATATCCGTTCAACGCCATTTTTCAGGTCCTCTATTCCGGTTGCGATGGAGAGCCTCAAGAAATGCTTCCCCGCGGTTCCTATTTTTCCGAAGGATTTTCTATCCATCGACGCCACGTGATATTTGAATAGAAGGAACATCTGAAACAGAGTCGACGGGCTAGTTTTCGCTTTTACTTCATCTGGAAGCGAATTGTAGGCAGATACAGCGCCTATGCTTTCGCATACACCGCCGATGTTCGGAAATACGTAGAAAGCACCTTTCGGCTTCTGACAGCTTATGCCCTCTATCGAATTTAGCCCCGATACTACGACGTCGCGGCGCTCTTGAAAGGCGGTGACCATCTTGCGTATTTCGGCCGGACTCTCCGGTGATTCGATTGCGACTTTTGCCCCCATCTGGTTGTAGGCCGGTATGCAGGAAAAGTAATTGATGTTGAGGTTCTTGAATGTTTGCGCTTCTTCGGCGGTAGGGAATACAGCCCATCCCACTCTGCCTCCAGTCCAGGAGTATGACTTTGAGACTCCCGATATGATTATAGTATTGTCGGGCATGAGCGGGGCGATGCTCCGGTGGACGCTTCCGTCGAAGAGTATGTGCTCGTAAACTTCATCCGAGTAGATCCTGATGTCCGGGTTTGCTTTCTTTTTTATCACCCTCGCGATTTCCGATAGCTGTTCTTCGGTCGCGACGCCGCCAGTGGGATTCGAGGGAAAATTGATGTAAATTAGCTTGGTTTTATCCGTGATCAGCGGTTCGAGCTCAGCTCCCGTAAAACTGAAACCGGCTTCTTCCCTCAGATGCAGCGGAACAGGCTTCGCCCCGATGTAGGCTATGAAAGATTCGTATATCGGGAACCCGGGGCTGGGATAGATTATTTCATCCCCCGGATTGCAGTAGGTCTGCTGGCACAAGCCTATCGGAGGTTTTGCGCCCGGGAAGACGACGACCCTGTCCGGTGTTACGCTGATGCCTCTTGATTTGGAGATATAGGATGCTATCGCCTCGCGAAGCGGAAGTATCCCCTGTGGATCGCAGTAGTGGGTGAGGTCGTTGTCGATCTGCTTTTTAACTTCTTCGCGGATATGTTTGGGCAGGGCGAAATCGGGTTCGCCCAAATTGCATTTGATGACTTTGTGGCCCTGCTTCTCCACCTCCGCGATGTAAGGCCCGACTTTAAATGCATTTTCCGTGTCGATCTTTGAAACCCTTTCCGCATACAGATTCATGTAACCCTCCCTGGTTTTGTTCAAAATCCGATGTGGGGCGCACTCTAGTGCTGATATCCCATTTAGTCAACCTCTGCTGGTTGCAGGTTTTCCTTGTCGGCTTGACCTTAAGCGGAAATTCACTTAGATTGTTGCGCCAATCAAAAAGGTACGTGATTTCAATGAAAAAGCTTATTATAAGGAAGGCTTCAAATCCATTTTATTTTCATTCCAGACTTCATCTGAGGGAATTGATCGGCTTGAGGGCTTCGAACCCTCATCAGTTTTCGATGGCAGATACCGCCGCAGAGACTTCGACAAGAACTCTTAGAGACAAAATAGTCGATGCGATCGAAAACGCCCTTACGGAAATATCTTTGCTTATAGATGGGCGGA harbors:
- a CDS encoding aminotransferase class I/II-fold pyridoxal phosphate-dependent enzyme, which codes for MNLYAERVSKIDTENAFKVGPYIAEVEKQGHKVIKCNLGEPDFALPKHIREEVKKQIDNDLTHYCDPQGILPLREAIASYISKSRGISVTPDRVVVFPGAKPPIGLCQQTYCNPGDEIIYPSPGFPIYESFIAYIGAKPVPLHLREEAGFSFTGAELEPLITDKTKLIYINFPSNPTGGVATEEQLSEIARVIKKKANPDIRIYSDEVYEHILFDGSVHRSIAPLMPDNTIIISGVSKSYSWTGGRVGWAVFPTAEEAQTFKNLNINYFSCIPAYNQMGAKVAIESPESPAEIRKMVTAFQERRDVVVSGLNSIEGISCQKPKGAFYVFPNIGGVCESIGAVSAYNSLPDEVKAKTSPSTLFQMFLLFKYHVASMDRKSFGKIGTAGKHFLRLSIATGIEDLKNGVERISKAARDRDGFAAFIKEGKRLS
- a CDS encoding DMT family transporter, translating into MTTRYTTRRGIILMILAQICFVGAWSAVKHIGQRLPLFEVLFFRGFFSLSILLPATLWRVRTLRVNAKKMVFLRSFFGYIAMILSFHAIVRMEMGDAASLFNTLPIFVALLAPPLLREPFGRKQFIFIITAFAGILMILKPTSGIVQTMSVYALLAGFISSISMICIRKIHEKDSSWVIALYFTIFTAIASAPMAIATYVPPTPIEWALLGFIGLMISLAQIFLTKAYKLGQAATIAPFNYTFVIGSYIAGLLIFSEIPDAISIAGACIIVGSGIAIMLNAPKKQSPPGSTPAIKI
- a CDS encoding methylglyoxal synthase, with product MKEKTVSMKKKKRIALIAHDNKKDTILQWARFNRELLAEHELYGTGTTGSLIARELCLGVHCFKSGPLGGDQQVGAKISEGELDCIIFFWDPLSPHPHDVDVKALLRIAVVYNVPIACNRSSADFIISSQLMNDKYERITPDFDTLIPGHS
- a CDS encoding DUF882 domain-containing protein, coding for MKKTMIIAALLLVATSLSARGLGQTRYFFSGDGKINIVGAKNGISFNGTYRLADGTYDPSAMEKIHSVFSAKYGIPGSEISTRFIEYLDYIQDHYNPKAKITIISGYRSPSYNTGLRNKGRLAAKASLHQYGMAADIKIDGVRAEDLWHFIRENNFGGAGYYHGTSVHVDSGPARFWDETTSGVGTDISDDNKLIEIVLDKDIYKPGETIKVRLTRATLFPVSASPNFSLEELSRSDKWKLKKTIRAKFSSNSGAECVSMKNIDEMTGISLDLPEKISSGRYRISVGFCGEMPESMPAIKESAAFEIR